The genomic stretch GGTCTTGCTTCTTATATCGAGGGTCTAATAGAAGAAGTATTTAATTTATAAATAATAGTCCGATATCATCATTTAATTAGCTCTTCTCAAGCTTTTTTATCGCAGCCCCCACGAATCCGTTAAACAAAGGATGTGGTCTGTTAGGTCTTGACTTGAATTCCGGATGAGCCTGTGTTGCAATAAACCAGGGATGGTCACTTAACTCCATCATCTCAACGATGCGTCCGTCAGGAGATAATCCGGATAACTTAATACCGTTTTTAATGAAGTCCTCGCGATAATAGTTATTTACCTCATAACGGTGTCTGTGACGCTCATGTATGATTTTATCACCATATAATTCATAGGCCTTGCTTGTTTCATCCAATACACAGGGATAAGAGCCAAGTCTTAAGGTACCACCGATATCTTCGATACCATCCTGCTCAGGCATTAAGTGGATAACCGGATGAGTAGTGGCAGGATCTAACTCAACACTGTGAGCATCAGCAAAGCCGATAACATTACGGGAGAACTCTACGATTGCAAGTTGCATTCCAAGACAAAGTCCAAGGAAAGGTACATTGTTTTCACGGGCATAACGAATCGCTGAAATTTTACCTTCTATACCTCTGTCACCGAAACCGCCGGGAACTAATATACCATGTACACCTTCTAAAATTCCCGCAGCATTTTCATCGGTTAATGTTTCAGAAGGAATCCATTTTATATTAACGGATGCTTTATGAGGAACGGCTCCGTGTTTTATGGATTCTACAACACTGATGTAAGCGTCATGGAGCTGAGTATACTTACCAACCAGTGCAATTGTAACCTCTTTTTCCGGATGTTTGAGAGCCTCTACCATGTTCTCCCAAGCACTTAAGTCAGGAGTAGGACAATCAAGTTTCAGACATTCACAGGCAATATTGGCAAGATGTTCTTTTTCCATAGCAAGTGGTGCTTCATAAAGTGTCTCTACATCCAGGTTCTGGATTACATGGTTGCTGGGAACATTACAGAATAGAGCTATTTTCTCTTTGATACCAGGTTCTAAAGGAACCTCAGTACGGCATACAATAATATCCGGACGGATACCCATACCCTGAAGCTCTTTTACACTTGCCTGAGTGGGTTTGGTCTTCATTTCGCCGGAAGCTTTCAGATAAGGAATCAGAGTAACGTGAATCAGAAGAGCATTTTCATGTCCTACATCATGCTGGAACTGACGAATAGCTTCCAGGAAAGGCTGACTTTCGATGTCACCAACAGTACCGCCTACTTCAATGATGGCAATTTGGGTGTCTTCGCATTTGTCATCGTGATAGAAGCGATTCTTGATTTCGTTTGTAATATGAGGGATTACCTGTACGGTTCCTCCGCCGAAGTCACCTCTGCGCTCTTTGGAAAGAACGGACCAATATATTTTACCGGTGGTTACATTTGATTTTTTTGTAAGACTTTCATCAATGAAGCGTTCATAATGTCCTAAATCCAAATCTGTTTCTGCACCGTCATCAGTTACAAATACTTCTCCATGCTGAATGGGGTTCATGGTTCCTGGGTCGATATTTATATAAGGATCGAATTTCTGCATTGTCACCTTATAACCCCGCTCTTTTAATAATCGTCCCAAGGAAGCAGCGGTTATACCCTTGCCTAATCCTGAAACAACACCACCGGTAACAAAAACATATTTGACACCCATTACATGAATCCTCCTTTGATCTTTCTATATGGTATAATGAAAAACGCCTTAAACATTCGATGTACCTGCTAGTCATCGTTTTAAGGCATTGTCCTAATTTTAAACAATCAACAGCTATTATACTATCTTTGATTCAAGAAATCTAGTATAAATTTTAAAAAAGTAAAAAAACTTCATAGATTTTTAATTTCCACAATAAAAATTTCATGACATATGTATTGATTTATAAGTAAACTCACATTATAATGAATTGTAGCTTTTTAAACACTTCCTTATATTATAATTGTTCTTTATTTTCTGAAAATCCTTCAGAAGACATATAAATGGAAATAGATTGGTGAAAATAAATCGGTTTTTGACACCAGGCATATAGAGACTGAGTTTAACGTGTTTTTGAAAATCTTGGGCGTAGCTGTTAAGAACTGTGGTATAAATGGTTATCCTATAAAGTAGTCTAGATAAATATTAGTTTAGAGAATAACGTGAGGGAGCAATTGAAGCTTTTGTATTCTCCATTTTCCTAAACTGATTACGCAAAACAAACAGACAGAATGTACTGTATTACCGATAATTTGAATTTGATATGATATGCCTGAAAGGCAAGGAATATTCAAGCAAGAAGCACTGAAATAGAGAAGCTTTACTAAACAGAAGTGCTTTTAATAAGGAATAAAATAGGAAGATATAGCTATATAATGAAATAAAATAGTACCATTCGTATATGCCGGGTGGTAAATTAACGGCAGGAAATGAGTTGACCTGTCGCAGAAGACCATGGGAATGAATGGTCGAAATAAAAGCATACGAAGGAGGTTGAGTATGGACAATAAAAATAGAAATAATAACAAACCCGGTAATGGGAATAATGATAACAGCAATAACAGGAAATCTCTGCTGTATATATTGATTGCAGCGGTTATTGTATTGATTTTTTTCTCCATTGTAGTGAAACAGCTACAGGATGGTACTCGTGTAGAAGTAACCTATAACAAGTTTTTAAGTATGTTAGACGAAGGTAAGCTAAAGGAAGTATTGATACAATCTGACAAGATCTTGTTTGAACCCAAGGAACAACCAAGTGATGTATATGCAATAACCTATTATACCGGAGCTATAAACGACGAGCAATTGGTTAGCAGGCTGGAAAAGGCTGTTCAAGATAAGAAGATAGAAAATTTTAAGCGGGATAATTCTGATACCAGAAGTTCCATCCTGGATATTATCTTAGCCTGGGTGCTGCCTTTCGTACTTATATATGTAGTAATGTATTTCTTGTTCCGTATGATTTCAAAGAGTAGCGGCGGTATGATGGGCGGAGTAGGTAAGAGCAATGCCAAAGTATATGTAGAAAAAGAAACCGGTGTTAACTTTAAGGATGTTGCGGGGCAGGAAGAAGCCAAGGAATCCTTGAAAGAGCTGGTTGATTTCCTTCATAATCCTGGGAAGTACACCCGCATAGGTGCCAAGCTTCCTAAAGGTGCCTTATTAGTAGGACCTCCCGGAACCGGTAAGACACTTCTTGCCAAGGCAGTCGCTGGAGAAGCCAAAGTACCCTTCTTCTCCTTATCGGGCTCTGATTTCGTTGAAATGTTCGTTGGTGTTGGTGCTTCCAGGGTTAGGGATTTATTCAAGCAGGCTCAGCAGATGGCACCCTGTATTATCTTTATCGATGAGGTGGATGCTATTGGTAAGAGCAGAGATAACCACTATGGCGGCGGCAATGATGAAAGGGAACAAACCCTGAACCAGCTCTTGTCCGAGATGGATGGTTTTGATTCCTCAAAGGGTCTGGTTATTCTGGCGGCGACGAACCGTCCGGAGGTATTGGATAAAGCACTCCTTCGTCCGGGACGTTTCGACAGACGAGTTATTGTGGATAAACCCGACTTAAAGGGAAGAGTTGATATCTTAAAAGTCCATGCAAAAGACGTACTGATGCATGATTCCGTAGATTTGGAAGCCATTGCATTGGCAACTTCCGGAGCAGTTGGTTCCGATCTTGCTAATATGATAAACGAAGCAGCCATCCTTGCCGTAAAGCAGGGAAGAAATGTAGTAACCCAGGAGGATTTATTTGAATCCGTGGAAGTGGTTATTGCAGGTAAAGAGAAGAAAGACAGAATCCTCAGCAAGGAAGAGAAAAAGATTGTTGCCTACCATGAGGTTGGTCACGCACTTGTAACGGCCCTTGAAAAAAATGCCGAACCAGTTCAGAAGATAACCATTGTTCCCAGAACCATGGGCTCCTTAGGATATGTAATGCAAGTACCCGAGGAAGAAAAATACTTAATGAGCAAAGAAGAGCTCATTGCCAGAATTGTTACGCTATACGGCGGACGTGCGGCTGAAGAACTGGTGTTTAATTCAATTACCACCGGAGCCTCCAATGATATTGAGAAAGCAACCCAGCTTGCAAGATCTATGGTAACCCAGTATGGTATGAGTGAGAAGTTCGGTCTTATGGGACTTGAATCGATAGAAAATCGTTATCTTGATGGAAGAGCCGTACTTAATTGCGGTGATGCCACAGCAGCAGAAATAGACCATGAAGTAATGGAAATATTAAAAAGATGCTACACCAAAGCGCAGGAGCTGTTAGCAGGAAACCGAATTATACTGGACAGAATTACAGAATTCCTCATTGAGAAAGAAACCATAACCGGAAAAGAATTTATGGAGATTCTGAACAAAGCGAGAGAAGAACAAGGTCTGCCTCCTCTTGGAAAGAAAGAGAGCACAGATAAAATTGCTGAAGTGACAGGTGAATCCGTTGGCAGTATCCTTATTGATGGGGATAGCTTAAAGAAAGCTGGCATTGATGACAAAGTCAACAACAATGACCAGGCTGACAAGAAAGACAACGCTGATAAAGAGGAGAAGAATACCCCCCAGGACCCTTTCAGCAGCCATGTAATTGATATTGATATAAATAAAGAAACAACCGATTAATAATAGAAGCTGGCAGTGTTCTGAAAACATTCTACCATATTGAATAACCCGGTTTTTTGAAATGCGGGAGCTGTAATTGGAGTTAGGTATTCTAGAGCCCCAATTTACAGCAGGCATTCATAAAATCAGAATATAGTTATGGTATAAAACGTCTACAGACACATGCTGAAGTAAAATTAGATTCGGTGTATGGTGCTATGTCTTACCGCAGGTATGCTTAACAGGAAGCATAGTGTTCGGATGCAGCCATACACCGAATTATTTTGCTTTAAGATAAAAGGCAGAAAGGAGCAGGTAGTATGTATTTTAACATAGAAGAAGAGTTGAAGAAACTGCCGGCAAAACCTGGCGTATATATCATGCATGATAAACATGATACGATTATATACATCGGAAAGGCTATCAGTCTTAAGAACAGAGTAAGACAGTATTTTCAAAGCAGCAGGAATCTCACATCTAAAATTCAGCAGATGGTTACAAGAATTCAGTATTTTGAATATATTATTACGGATTCGGAACTGGAAGCTCTGGTACTGGAATGTAACCTGATCAAAGAACACAGACCCAAATATAATACCATGTTAAAAGACGACAAAAGTTATCCTTATATCAAGGTAACCGTTCAAGAGGATTTTCCGAGAGTCTTGTTCGCCAGAGAAAGAGGAAAGGATAAAGCGAAATATTTTGGACCCTATACCAGTGCAAAGGCTGTAAAGGATACAATTGAGCTGATACAGAAGCTTTATCTGACAAGAACCTGTAACCGTAATCTGCCAAGGGATATCGGGAAAGAAAGACCCTGTCTCTATTACCACATAAAACAATGTAAAGCACCCTGCCAGGGATATATATCCAAAGAAGAATACAGGCTTTCGGTTAACCAGGCATTGGAGTTTCTAAATGGTAACTTTGCGCCGGTATTAAAGCAGCTGGAAGGCAAGATGCTGGAGGCCTCTGAGAAGATGGAGTTTGAAGAAGCAGCCGGCTACAGAGACCTGTTAGGCAGTGTGAAGCAGATATCTGAGAAGCAGAAGATTACCGGTCAGGAACAGGAGGACCGGGACGTGGTGGCCCTTGCTACGGCTGGAGACGAAGCGGTGGTACAGGTATTCTTTATAAGGTCCGGAAAGCTAATCGGCAGAGAGCATCATTATCTTACCAATGTGACCAATGAAACGAAGAGCAGCCTGATGTCGAGCTTTATCAAACAGTTCTATGCAGGAACACCTTATATACCAAGAGAGCTTTATGTCAGTGACAATGTGGATGAGCAGGAAATCATCGAAGAATGGCTGACAGTCAAAAGAGGGCAGAAGGTTC from Anaerocolumna sp. AGMB13020 encodes the following:
- the uvrC gene encoding excinuclease ABC subunit UvrC — its product is MYFNIEEELKKLPAKPGVYIMHDKHDTIIYIGKAISLKNRVRQYFQSSRNLTSKIQQMVTRIQYFEYIITDSELEALVLECNLIKEHRPKYNTMLKDDKSYPYIKVTVQEDFPRVLFARERGKDKAKYFGPYTSAKAVKDTIELIQKLYLTRTCNRNLPRDIGKERPCLYYHIKQCKAPCQGYISKEEYRLSVNQALEFLNGNFAPVLKQLEGKMLEASEKMEFEEAAGYRDLLGSVKQISEKQKITGQEQEDRDVVALATAGDEAVVQVFFIRSGKLIGREHHYLTNVTNETKSSLMSSFIKQFYAGTPYIPRELYVSDNVDEQEIIEEWLTVKRGQKVHIKLPVKGEKERLVELARKNASLVLQQDSEKIKREEAKTTGALSVLGEMLHIPGLKRIEAFDISNISGFESVGSMVVYENGKPKRNDYRKFKIKSVQGPDDYASMYEVLTRRFTHGIRENEELKEKMLDAEYGSFNRYPDLILMDGGKGQVHIALKVLEELKLAIPVCGMVKDDNHRTRGLLYKDAELPLSASSETFKLVTRIQDETHRFAIEYHRSLRGKKQVHSILDDIDGIGATRRRALMKHYQSLEAVKSATVEELAALETMNTRAAKQVYDFFHGNDTKTAPAD
- the ftsH gene encoding ATP-dependent zinc metalloprotease FtsH; protein product: MDNKNRNNNKPGNGNNDNSNNRKSLLYILIAAVIVLIFFSIVVKQLQDGTRVEVTYNKFLSMLDEGKLKEVLIQSDKILFEPKEQPSDVYAITYYTGAINDEQLVSRLEKAVQDKKIENFKRDNSDTRSSILDIILAWVLPFVLIYVVMYFLFRMISKSSGGMMGGVGKSNAKVYVEKETGVNFKDVAGQEEAKESLKELVDFLHNPGKYTRIGAKLPKGALLVGPPGTGKTLLAKAVAGEAKVPFFSLSGSDFVEMFVGVGASRVRDLFKQAQQMAPCIIFIDEVDAIGKSRDNHYGGGNDEREQTLNQLLSEMDGFDSSKGLVILAATNRPEVLDKALLRPGRFDRRVIVDKPDLKGRVDILKVHAKDVLMHDSVDLEAIALATSGAVGSDLANMINEAAILAVKQGRNVVTQEDLFESVEVVIAGKEKKDRILSKEEKKIVAYHEVGHALVTALEKNAEPVQKITIVPRTMGSLGYVMQVPEEEKYLMSKEELIARIVTLYGGRAAEELVFNSITTGASNDIEKATQLARSMVTQYGMSEKFGLMGLESIENRYLDGRAVLNCGDATAAEIDHEVMEILKRCYTKAQELLAGNRIILDRITEFLIEKETITGKEFMEILNKAREEQGLPPLGKKESTDKIAEVTGESVGSILIDGDSLKKAGIDDKVNNNDQADKKDNADKEEKNTPQDPFSSHVIDIDINKETTD
- a CDS encoding CTP synthase, which encodes MGVKYVFVTGGVVSGLGKGITAASLGRLLKERGYKVTMQKFDPYINIDPGTMNPIQHGEVFVTDDGAETDLDLGHYERFIDESLTKKSNVTTGKIYWSVLSKERRGDFGGGTVQVIPHITNEIKNRFYHDDKCEDTQIAIIEVGGTVGDIESQPFLEAIRQFQHDVGHENALLIHVTLIPYLKASGEMKTKPTQASVKELQGMGIRPDIIVCRTEVPLEPGIKEKIALFCNVPSNHVIQNLDVETLYEAPLAMEKEHLANIACECLKLDCPTPDLSAWENMVEALKHPEKEVTIALVGKYTQLHDAYISVVESIKHGAVPHKASVNIKWIPSETLTDENAAGILEGVHGILVPGGFGDRGIEGKISAIRYARENNVPFLGLCLGMQLAIVEFSRNVIGFADAHSVELDPATTHPVIHLMPEQDGIEDIGGTLRLGSYPCVLDETSKAYELYGDKIIHERHRHRYEVNNYYREDFIKNGIKLSGLSPDGRIVEMMELSDHPWFIATQAHPEFKSRPNRPHPLFNGFVGAAIKKLEKS